In the Pyrolobus fumarii 1A genome, one interval contains:
- a CDS encoding energy-coupling factor ABC transporter ATP-binding protein, which yields MPWVIEARRVWVSYVDGNPVLRGASLAAERGEVVSLLGPTGSGKTTLLLVLAGLLRPEKGEVLLDGTDLYSQLPGARRRIGLLFQNPDDQLFNPTVYDEIAYSLRTLGENEDTIRERVAAVARLLGIEAILERPPYRLSMGQKRLVALASILVYEPDILLLDEPLTFLDPDAARRVACIVRLYAKKGKTVILATHNVEAAAWLSNKTCILRNGVTHCTTPRELLEDNEIIERLGWLHPTLRLAKRLARDNLWRLIEEDRTNLEEECKLVNNTTTSKPTNT from the coding sequence ATGCCTTGGGTTATTGAGGCGAGACGCGTCTGGGTATCCTACGTCGACGGCAACCCCGTGCTGCGGGGTGCCAGCCTGGCAGCCGAGCGGGGCGAGGTGGTCAGCCTCCTGGGGCCGACCGGCTCGGGCAAAACCACCCTCCTCCTGGTCCTGGCGGGGCTCCTCCGGCCAGAGAAGGGCGAGGTCCTGCTCGACGGTACGGACCTATACTCGCAGTTGCCGGGGGCGAGGCGGAGGATAGGGCTACTCTTCCAGAACCCCGACGACCAGCTCTTCAACCCGACGGTCTACGACGAGATAGCCTACTCTCTACGCACCCTCGGCGAGAACGAGGACACGATACGCGAGAGGGTCGCGGCGGTCGCGAGGCTCCTCGGGATAGAGGCTATCCTCGAGAGGCCACCCTACAGGCTCAGCATGGGGCAGAAGAGGCTCGTAGCACTCGCCTCGATACTCGTCTACGAGCCCGACATACTCCTCCTCGACGAGCCACTCACCTTCCTCGACCCAGACGCCGCACGCCGCGTAGCATGCATAGTCCGGCTCTACGCCAAGAAAGGCAAAACCGTGATACTAGCGACGCACAACGTGGAGGCAGCAGCCTGGCTCTCCAACAAGACGTGCATACTACGCAACGGCGTCACCCACTGCACCACACCCAGAGAGCTACTCGAAGACAACGAGATCATCGAGAGGCTCGGGTGGCTCCACCCCACACTCCGCCTAGCCAAGAGGCTAGCCCGGGATAACCTCTGGAGGCTAATAGAGGAGGACAGGACAAACCTCGAAGAAGAGTGCAAACTCGTAAACAACACAACAACTAGCAAGCCTACCAACACATGA
- a CDS encoding orotidine 5'-phosphate decarboxylase / HUMPS family protein, whose protein sequence is MRATRRWPWEEKPALQVALDMTSLEDALRVARAAWANGAEVLEAGTPLIKAVGMEAVRALRRNFPEAVIVADTKIMDAGRIEAGVALDAGADIVTVLGVASDETIREVVEAAHEHGALAAVDMINHPDPVARAEQVAKLGADIVILHVAVDVQKARGVTAAEAAPLVPRVKSVFNGWVAVAGGLNRETAPIVAKAGANIVIVGSAITKASDPGRATKEIVEALRSL, encoded by the coding sequence TTGAGAGCCACCAGGAGGTGGCCTTGGGAGGAGAAACCCGCGCTCCAGGTCGCACTCGACATGACTAGTCTCGAGGATGCGCTCCGCGTCGCTAGAGCCGCCTGGGCTAACGGCGCCGAGGTGCTCGAGGCGGGGACGCCTCTCATAAAGGCCGTTGGCATGGAGGCTGTCCGTGCTCTGCGCCGCAACTTCCCCGAAGCCGTTATCGTCGCGGACACCAAGATCATGGACGCTGGCCGCATAGAGGCTGGTGTAGCTCTCGACGCGGGCGCCGATATCGTCACTGTGCTTGGCGTCGCGAGCGACGAGACGATAAGGGAGGTTGTGGAGGCCGCCCACGAGCACGGCGCGCTAGCAGCGGTCGACATGATTAACCATCCGGATCCCGTGGCGCGCGCCGAGCAGGTAGCCAAGCTAGGCGCCGACATAGTAATCCTCCACGTGGCGGTAGACGTGCAGAAGGCCAGGGGCGTGACAGCCGCAGAAGCCGCACCACTCGTACCACGCGTGAAGAGTGTCTTCAACGGCTGGGTGGCCGTCGCGGGAGGGCTTAACAGGGAGACCGCCCCCATCGTCGCGAAAGCCGGCGCCAACATAGTGATAGTAGGCTCCGCGATAACCAAGGCCAGCGACCCAGGCAGAGCAACCAAGGAGATAGTAGAGGCGCTCAGAAGCCTCTAG
- a CDS encoding DUF61 family protein, with amino-acid sequence MSSRERDIRYIYDRVLRDARRILGAWPAEQKPISRLLREEKPLIRLVGGGTHLLDRGELEDMASRIPWFMHELVRLPIVIVYRRIAGSGVYRVEGDVWAARAVSVLLGGGYWEEKWELSYEEVSELIKRYKTLFFVTIRVEIQGLLEHEEL; translated from the coding sequence GTGTCGAGTAGGGAGAGGGACATCCGTTACATCTACGATAGGGTGCTTCGCGACGCCCGGCGGATTCTCGGCGCGTGGCCCGCCGAGCAGAAGCCAATCTCGAGGCTGTTGAGGGAGGAGAAGCCGCTGATCCGGCTAGTGGGCGGGGGCACACATCTCCTGGACCGCGGCGAGCTAGAGGACATGGCCTCGAGGATACCCTGGTTCATGCACGAGCTGGTTAGGCTCCCGATAGTAATCGTGTATAGGAGGATCGCCGGGAGCGGCGTGTACCGCGTGGAGGGCGACGTGTGGGCGGCTAGGGCTGTCTCGGTGCTACTGGGCGGCGGCTACTGGGAGGAAAAGTGGGAGCTAAGCTACGAGGAGGTCTCCGAGCTGATAAAGAGGTACAAGACGCTCTTCTTCGTCACGATTCGCGTCGAGATACAGGGGCTACTCGAGCACGAGGAGCTCTAA